A part of Vulpes lagopus strain Blue_001 chromosome 4, ASM1834538v1, whole genome shotgun sequence genomic DNA contains:
- the LOC121489697 gene encoding taste receptor type 2 member 41-like — MQPAVSAFFMLLFVLLCVLGILANGFIVLVLSRERMRRGRLLPSDVILLSLGASRFCLQCVGMMNNFYYYLHLEEYSTGPARQFFGLHWDFLNSATFWFGSWLSVLFCMKIASFTHPTFLWLRWRLPGSVPWLLGASLLISFLVTLLFFWGNHAVYQGFLIRKYPGNMTFQQWSRRLEIHYFLPLKFITLSVPCSVFLVSIALLINSLRRHRGRMRRSGHGLQDPSSQAHTRALKSLVSFLILYALSFASLVIDAAGFFCSQSDWYWPWQILIYLCTSVHPYILILSNLRLRGGCRQLLLLVRGSQMA, encoded by the coding sequence ATGCAGCCCGCCGTCTCCGCCTTCTTCATGCTGCTCTTTGTCCTGCTGTGTGTCCTGGGGATCCTGGCCAACGGCTTCATCGTGCTGGTGCTGAGCAGAGAGAGGATGCGGCGGGGGAGGCTGCTCCCCTCCGACGTGATCCTCCTTAGCCTGGGCGCCTCCCGCTTCTGCCTGCAGTGCGTTGGGATGATGAACAACTTTTACTACTACCTCCACCTGGAGGAGTACAGCACGGGCCCGGCTCGGCAATTCTTTGGCCTCCACTGGGACTTCCTGAACTCGGCCACCTTCTGGTTCGGCTCTTGGCTCAGCGTCCTCTTCTGCATGAAGATCGCCAGCTTCACCCACCCCACCTTCCTCTGGCTGAGGTGGCGGCTCCCAGGCTCGGTGCCCTGGCTCCTCGGGGCTTCCCTCCTGATCTCCTTCCTCGTCACCCTGCTCTTCTTTTGGGGAAACCATGCCGTGTATCAAGGATTCCTAATCAGAAAATACCCCGGGAACATGACCTTCCAGCAGTGGAGCAGGAGGCTGGAAATTCACTATTTCTTGCCCCTGAAGTTCATCACCTTGTCAGTGCCTTGCTCCGTCTTCCTGGTGTCCATCGCACTGTTGATTAATTCCCTGAGGCGACACAGAGGGAGGATGCGGCGCAGCGGCCACGGCCTGCAGGACCCCAGCAGCCAGGCTCACACCAGGGCTCTGAAGTCCCTCGTCTCCTTCCTCATTCTGTATGCTCTGTCCTTTGCGTCCCTGGTCATCGATGCTGCGGGTTTCTTCTGCTCGCAGAGTGACTGGTACTGGCCCTGGCAGATTTTAATCTACCTGTGCACCTCTGTCCATCCCTATATCCTCATCCTCAGTAACCTCCGGCTCCGAGGGGGGTGCAGGCAGCTACTTCTGTTGGTCAGGGGCTCCCAGATGGCCTAG